The proteins below come from a single Desulfitobacterium metallireducens DSM 15288 genomic window:
- a CDS encoding nicotinate phosphoribosyltransferase, which produces MKNLEFLTDLYQLTMMQGYLQHGYEEKDAVFDLYFRNIPNGGGYAIAAGLEQVIEYIETLHFTDEDIDYLSGLNLFNTEFLVALKNFHFSGDIDAVPEGTPVFPYEPLVRVKARIFEAQLVETTLLNLVNFETLIATKAFRVVTAAGGGSVAEFGLRRAQGPDAGVLGARAAIIGGCQSTSNVLAGQKFGVPVSGTQAHSWVQCFPSELESFRAYAKSFPDQCLLLVDTYNVLKSGVPNAIKVGLELEAAGHHFLGIRIDSGDLTYLSREARLMLDEAGLYDAKIVGSNDLDEHTIWAIRAQGAPIDSWGVGTHLITSKDTPALGGVYKLCAEGQNGVFEPRLKVSENTTKITNPGIKKIVRFYDRGGKAMADLIALEDEYFKEPLTIFDPLQTWKKKTLTNFTTKEILKPIFRSGKCVYNLPSIQEIQAYTQSEMATIWDEVKRLTNPHRYIVDLSPKLYNLKQELLQQISDQVNEVEESCK; this is translated from the coding sequence ATGAAAAATCTTGAGTTTTTGACAGATCTTTATCAATTGACAATGATGCAAGGGTATTTACAGCATGGATATGAGGAAAAAGATGCGGTCTTCGATCTTTACTTCCGTAATATCCCCAATGGAGGGGGATACGCGATTGCAGCAGGTCTTGAACAGGTTATCGAGTATATCGAAACTTTGCATTTTACAGATGAGGATATTGACTATTTAAGTGGACTAAACTTGTTTAACACAGAATTTCTTGTGGCTCTTAAGAATTTCCACTTTTCTGGAGATATTGATGCGGTTCCTGAAGGGACTCCTGTGTTTCCCTATGAGCCATTAGTGCGTGTTAAAGCACGAATTTTTGAGGCTCAGCTGGTTGAAACAACACTGCTAAATTTAGTCAATTTTGAAACCTTAATAGCGACGAAAGCCTTCCGAGTAGTTACTGCTGCAGGGGGAGGATCGGTTGCAGAGTTTGGTCTTCGTAGAGCACAGGGACCCGATGCGGGTGTTCTGGGGGCTAGAGCTGCCATTATTGGAGGATGCCAATCGACGTCGAATGTGTTAGCTGGTCAGAAATTCGGAGTACCTGTCTCAGGGACGCAGGCCCACAGCTGGGTCCAGTGTTTTCCGAGTGAGTTAGAATCCTTTAGGGCTTATGCAAAGTCATTTCCAGATCAATGTCTTTTACTAGTCGATACCTATAATGTCTTGAAATCTGGAGTTCCGAATGCGATAAAGGTAGGCCTTGAGCTGGAGGCAGCGGGGCATCACTTTTTAGGAATCCGGATTGATAGTGGCGACCTGACTTATCTTTCCCGTGAAGCTCGGTTAATGCTTGATGAAGCAGGGCTTTACGATGCGAAAATTGTGGGTTCAAACGATCTTGATGAACATACGATTTGGGCAATTCGAGCTCAGGGTGCCCCGATTGATTCTTGGGGAGTGGGGACACACTTAATTACCTCTAAGGATACGCCAGCGCTCGGTGGGGTCTATAAATTGTGTGCTGAAGGGCAAAATGGGGTCTTTGAACCGCGCTTGAAAGTATCTGAAAATACAACAAAGATTACGAATCCTGGGATTAAGAAGATTGTACGGTTCTATGACCGTGGGGGTAAGGCAATGGCTGACTTAATTGCCCTGGAAGATGAATATTTTAAAGAGCCTTTAACCATATTTGATCCTCTTCAGACCTGGAAAAAGAAAACGTTGACCAATTTTACGACCAAGGAAATCTTAAAGCCAATTTTCCGTAGTGGAAAATGCGTCTATAATCTCCCCTCCATACAAGAAATTCAGGCGTATACGCAAAGCGAAATGGCTACGATCTGGGATGAAGTCAAACGCTTAACCAACCCGCACCGCTATATTGTGGATTTATCTCCTAAACTCTATAACTTAAAGCAAGAACTTTTGCAACAGATTAGTGATCAAGTGAATGAAGTGGAAGAGAGTTGCAAGTAA
- the argF gene encoding ornithine carbamoyltransferase, producing MILPNKKEFQGRDYISLKDFTPDEILYMLHVAKGLKEETKAGVSHPILQGKNLAMIFTKSSTRTRVSFEVGMEQLGGHALFLSDRDIQIGRGEPIKDTARVLSRMVDGIMIRTYSHQDVIDLAEYSDVPVINGLTDTFHPTQVLADLLTIQEHKHQIAGLKLGFIGDGNNMAHSLMNIAKLGMHIVIASPSSYQPDPGIIADAQTAAKKGGGLIEIVEDPMLAAKGADVLYTDVWASMGQEEEAKIRAKAFAGYQVNEQTLKAANSKAIVLHCLPAHRGEEITEDVLEGPQSVVFDEAENRLHAHKAILALLL from the coding sequence ATGATTCTACCTAATAAAAAGGAATTTCAAGGACGGGATTATATTTCCCTTAAAGATTTTACTCCAGATGAAATCTTATATATGTTACATGTGGCGAAGGGTTTAAAAGAGGAAACTAAAGCAGGAGTTTCCCATCCCATTCTTCAGGGCAAGAATTTAGCGATGATTTTTACAAAATCTTCGACTCGTACGCGTGTTTCCTTTGAAGTTGGAATGGAGCAACTGGGCGGGCATGCTTTGTTTTTAAGTGATCGGGATATTCAAATTGGTCGTGGTGAACCGATTAAAGATACAGCTCGGGTGCTGTCCCGAATGGTTGATGGGATAATGATTCGGACATATAGTCATCAGGATGTTATTGATCTGGCTGAGTACTCTGATGTCCCTGTTATTAATGGGTTAACCGATACGTTTCATCCTACGCAAGTTTTAGCCGATTTGCTCACGATCCAAGAGCATAAACATCAGATAGCAGGATTGAAACTCGGCTTTATTGGGGATGGGAATAACATGGCTCATTCTCTAATGAATATTGCTAAGCTGGGTATGCATATTGTTATTGCAAGCCCAAGCAGTTATCAGCCTGATCCTGGAATCATTGCCGACGCCCAAACTGCGGCTAAAAAAGGTGGAGGATTGATAGAGATCGTTGAGGATCCGATGTTGGCAGCTAAGGGCGCCGATGTTCTTTATACCGATGTTTGGGCCAGCATGGGACAGGAAGAAGAAGCAAAGATACGGGCGAAAGCCTTTGCAGGCTACCAAGTAAATGAACAGACCTTAAAAGCAGCTAATTCAAAGGCTATTGTATTGCATTGTTTACCCGCTCATCGGGGCGAGGAGATTACGGAAGATGTGCTTGAGGGTCCGCAATCAGTAGTCTTTGATGAAGCAGAAAATCGTCTCCATGCTCATAAAGCAATTCTAGCCCTGCTCTTGTAA
- a CDS encoding GOLPH3/VPS74 family protein produces the protein MLDLSEELLLLAVHEEKGSIPFDASNKIDFCLAGALLIELELMNRVKADKKTLQVINRTSTGNSRLDTLLNLIDHSKKVRSPSYWITKSKGTFKHLRHEYLEQLVNQGILREEERQIFWIFPSTAYPLRDTLLKREIRDRVRLVILREETPSPRTARLIALVHACGLTNTIFDKEERKDARKKVKALAKEDLLVQAIIKTIQGSNSGAYAGSF, from the coding sequence ATGTTAGATCTTTCCGAAGAGTTATTACTCCTTGCTGTTCATGAAGAAAAAGGAAGCATTCCCTTTGATGCCTCCAACAAAATTGATTTTTGCCTTGCTGGGGCTCTCCTCATCGAACTCGAACTGATGAACCGTGTAAAAGCAGATAAAAAGACCCTGCAGGTCATCAATCGAACCTCTACAGGAAATTCTCGACTCGACACGCTTCTCAATCTTATTGATCATTCGAAGAAGGTTCGATCCCCGAGTTATTGGATTACAAAATCTAAAGGAACCTTTAAACATCTTCGCCACGAATATCTCGAACAACTCGTCAACCAAGGCATTTTGCGTGAAGAAGAGCGGCAGATCTTTTGGATTTTCCCCTCCACTGCCTATCCCTTGCGCGATACCTTGCTTAAAAGAGAAATTCGCGACCGCGTCCGCCTCGTCATTCTGCGTGAAGAAACCCCTAGTCCACGAACCGCTCGACTCATTGCTCTCGTGCATGCCTGCGGCCTCACAAATACTATTTTTGATAAAGAGGAACGAAAAGATGCACGAAAAAAGGTTAAGGCGTTAGCTAAAGAAGATCTGTTAGTCCAGGCGATTATCAAAACGATTCAGGGTTCCAATTCTGGAGCATATGCTGGAAGCTTTTAG
- a CDS encoding argininosuccinate synthase: MKKVVLAYSGGLDTSIIIPWLKENYGYEVIAMAADLGQGEELEPLNEKAIKTGASKLYIEDLKKEFVTDFIYPTLKAGAVYEGKYLLGTSFARPLIARRLVEIAEKEGAVAIAHGATGKGNDQVRFELSVKALNPDLEIIAPWRLWDIKSRDDAMDYAKERGIPVPVTKDRPYSMDRNLWHLSHEGGDLEDPWNEPKRDLYLLGVSPEDAPDKPEYLELEFEQGIPVSLNGEKLDPVKFLETLNELGGKHGIGIVDMVENRLVGMKSRGVYETPGGTILYTAHQALEHLTLDRLTLHYKEQIALKYAELVYDGVWYSPLREALDAFVDVTQKNVTGTVRLKLYKGNCSLAGTKSPYSLYSEEFATFGRDGVYNQKDAEGFINLFGLPLKVRALMEKKSGLK, encoded by the coding sequence ATGAAAAAGGTTGTTCTTGCATATTCCGGAGGACTTGACACCTCGATTATTATACCTTGGCTTAAAGAAAACTATGGTTATGAAGTTATTGCGATGGCTGCCGATCTAGGACAAGGGGAGGAACTTGAACCTCTCAATGAGAAAGCCATCAAAACAGGGGCAAGTAAACTCTATATTGAAGATCTGAAAAAGGAATTTGTTACGGATTTCATTTATCCCACGTTAAAAGCAGGTGCAGTGTACGAAGGAAAATATTTGTTAGGTACCTCGTTTGCTCGTCCACTCATTGCGCGTCGCCTTGTTGAAATTGCTGAAAAAGAAGGCGCAGTTGCTATAGCACATGGTGCGACTGGAAAAGGAAATGACCAAGTTCGTTTCGAACTCAGTGTTAAGGCTCTTAATCCAGATTTAGAAATCATTGCACCTTGGCGGTTGTGGGATATTAAGTCCCGTGATGACGCAATGGATTATGCTAAAGAACGGGGAATTCCGGTCCCGGTCACCAAGGATCGCCCGTATAGTATGGATCGTAACCTCTGGCACCTGAGTCATGAAGGTGGAGATTTAGAGGATCCGTGGAATGAGCCGAAGAGAGATCTCTATCTTCTTGGAGTTTCTCCAGAAGATGCTCCTGACAAGCCTGAATATCTTGAATTGGAGTTCGAGCAAGGAATCCCTGTTAGTTTAAATGGAGAAAAACTCGACCCCGTTAAGTTCCTGGAAACCTTAAATGAATTAGGCGGCAAACATGGTATTGGAATTGTCGATATGGTCGAAAATCGCTTGGTCGGAATGAAATCACGCGGCGTATACGAAACACCAGGTGGAACGATTCTCTATACAGCCCATCAAGCTTTAGAACATTTAACTTTGGATCGTTTAACCCTTCATTATAAAGAACAAATCGCTTTGAAATACGCTGAGCTGGTTTATGATGGAGTTTGGTATTCCCCCTTACGTGAAGCTTTAGATGCTTTCGTCGATGTGACCCAGAAAAATGTGACAGGAACCGTTCGCTTAAAGCTTTATAAAGGGAATTGTAGCTTAGCAGGAACGAAATCTCCGTATTCTCTATATAGTGAAGAGTTTGCAACGTTTGGTCGGGATGGGGTATACAATCAAAAGGATGCAGAAGGCTTTATTAACTTATTTGGGCTTCCGTTGAAAGTGAGAGCCTTAATGGAGAAGAAATCCGGACTGAAATAG
- a CDS encoding zinc ribbon domain-containing protein: MRWSERIKLAFETFKRVALPIYGWYFIFAFAGLGILITGLLPFLLPMLNRGTRSFSGPFPNPNPPMPPGVSSGGLSPFGDMLAPYLSSPYLAQAPYFLLFFLFILLLSWLGSSAFMTGMFNLTQKAFHEAVRFRDFRFSGIPRVLGWYGILTLVSFLVILAGIFGAFALRGMSYALPLFGGLYVLLMVSLALFLMPWFSTSAFYMLNHRDLNFTHSLKGSWNFYQRNMGSLWIYFITMIGIQILISFINQASTSLGFIVALLAGPFTAILPIVWVLSLEEEENQQRLTLASPSDSESTLTLPQESTSDASASSPSAPVSPSASEAPMTPASPANQESEIPPAAQVLSDSVNYCPTCGQKTRPGANYCAQCGTQL; the protein is encoded by the coding sequence TTGCGCTGGTCTGAGCGAATTAAGCTTGCCTTTGAAACCTTTAAACGTGTTGCTCTCCCAATATACGGTTGGTATTTCATCTTCGCCTTCGCAGGATTGGGAATATTGATTACCGGATTATTGCCCTTTTTACTCCCCATGCTGAACAGGGGAACTCGTTCCTTTTCTGGACCCTTTCCTAACCCCAATCCACCAATGCCCCCAGGGGTTAGTTCCGGTGGGTTATCCCCTTTTGGCGATATGCTTGCTCCTTACTTATCATCCCCTTATTTAGCACAAGCTCCTTATTTTCTTCTTTTCTTCCTTTTCATTCTCCTACTCTCTTGGCTTGGAAGTTCTGCTTTCATGACGGGGATGTTTAATCTAACTCAGAAAGCATTTCATGAAGCCGTTCGTTTTCGAGATTTTCGCTTTTCTGGAATCCCGCGTGTTCTTGGTTGGTATGGAATCCTGACCCTAGTCAGTTTTCTCGTGATTCTCGCTGGAATTTTCGGTGCTTTTGCGCTTCGGGGAATGTCCTATGCTCTTCCCCTCTTTGGAGGCCTCTATGTTCTTCTGATGGTTTCACTTGCTCTCTTTTTAATGCCTTGGTTTTCAACCTCTGCTTTTTATATGCTTAACCATCGTGACTTAAACTTCACGCATTCGCTCAAAGGGAGCTGGAATTTCTATCAAAGAAATATGGGATCCCTCTGGATTTACTTTATCACAATGATTGGAATTCAAATCCTTATATCTTTCATCAATCAAGCATCTACATCGCTCGGATTCATAGTGGCCCTGCTTGCCGGACCTTTCACAGCAATTCTCCCGATTGTTTGGGTTTTGTCTCTAGAAGAAGAGGAGAACCAGCAACGTCTTACTTTGGCATCTCCCTCGGATTCAGAATCAACACTCACTCTCCCGCAAGAATCTACTTCAGATGCATCTGCATCTTCTCCTTCAGCTCCAGTTTCTCCCTCGGCCTCCGAAGCACCCATGACCCCAGCTTCTCCAGCAAACCAAGAATCAGAGATTCCCCCTGCTGCTCAAGTTCTCTCTGATTCTGTGAACTATTGCCCTACCTGTGGACAGAAAACCCGCCCCGGGGCAAATTATTGTGCCCAGTGTGGTACTCAACTGTAA
- a CDS encoding YetF domain-containing protein: MNEGLVVIVRAFVGFFSLLIFARIIGKEQISQLNFFDYVLGITIGSIAASLTTDLSSRAWPHWVGLLTWVVLGLLMELISSKWRYAAKYLEGEPAIVIMNGKIMENVLRKMKYRASEVLELLRNKGVFDLNQVDFAIIEPNGQISVLLKPEYLPLTPKDLNVKTSPSGISSELVYDGIIIEENLKPLNKDKQWLLDELKKQGINDISEVFLVTLNPAGSLYVDRYEDHLKKITDIGDYKGPY; the protein is encoded by the coding sequence ATGAATGAGGGGCTAGTCGTCATTGTTCGCGCATTTGTTGGCTTCTTTTCTTTACTCATTTTTGCAAGGATCATTGGGAAAGAACAAATCAGTCAACTTAACTTTTTTGATTATGTACTAGGTATTACGATTGGGTCAATCGCAGCTTCCTTAACAACCGATTTATCCAGCAGGGCGTGGCCCCATTGGGTCGGACTTTTAACCTGGGTTGTATTAGGACTTTTAATGGAATTAATATCCTCGAAATGGAGATATGCTGCTAAATATTTAGAAGGAGAACCCGCAATTGTTATCATGAATGGCAAGATCATGGAGAATGTTTTGAGGAAAATGAAGTATAGAGCATCCGAAGTTTTAGAGCTTCTCAGAAACAAAGGTGTATTTGACTTAAACCAAGTTGATTTTGCTATCATTGAACCTAATGGGCAGATTTCCGTCTTATTAAAACCTGAATACTTACCTCTAACTCCTAAGGATTTAAATGTTAAAACTTCCCCATCAGGTATTAGTAGTGAATTAGTCTATGACGGAATTATTATCGAAGAAAATCTTAAGCCGCTCAACAAAGACAAGCAATGGCTCCTTGATGAGCTTAAGAAACAGGGAATCAACGATATATCTGAAGTCTTTTTAGTCACGCTCAACCCGGCAGGAAGTTTGTATGTTGACCGATATGAGGATCATCTGAAGAAGATTACCGACATCGGAGATTATAAAGGACCGTACTAA
- the argH gene encoding argininosuccinate lyase produces MKLWGGRFEKTTDALVEDFHSSISFDQRLYKQDVQGSIAHARMLGQVGVISPAEADQIIQGLHGILEDIQSGKVEFEVGAEDIHMNIEKLLTERIGVVGKKVHTGRSRNDQVALDLRLFLRAEIDKTKDLMATLIRTLLDIAQEHKETWMPGYTHLQKAQPITFSHHVLAYTQMFLRDMGRFNDTRKRLNFSPLGSGAMAGTTFHLDRESVAKELGFDGVTLNSLDGVSDRDFALEFLGATSIAMMHLSRLCEELVLWSSGEFQFITMDDGYSTGSSIMPQKKNPDVAELVRGKTGRVYGDLIALLTVMKGLPLAYNKDMQEDKEQVFDAIDTIQKSLLVVEPMLRTMKVNREVMARGAKGGFTNATDLADYLAKKNVPFREAHEIVGRIVLYCTKKGCGLEDLKLEEFKEFSDVFSEDLFERIGIEYCVRERKLTGGPAPETVSRAIELSTQELEKLI; encoded by the coding sequence ATGAAATTATGGGGTGGGCGCTTTGAAAAAACAACTGATGCACTAGTTGAGGATTTTCATTCTTCAATTTCATTTGACCAGCGACTCTATAAGCAGGATGTTCAAGGAAGTATCGCGCATGCCCGGATGCTGGGACAAGTCGGGGTGATATCTCCAGCCGAAGCAGATCAAATCATTCAAGGATTACACGGAATTCTTGAAGATATTCAATCGGGAAAAGTTGAATTTGAGGTGGGTGCTGAAGATATCCATATGAACATTGAGAAACTCCTAACGGAGCGCATCGGTGTTGTTGGAAAAAAAGTACATACTGGAAGAAGCCGTAATGACCAAGTTGCCCTCGATCTTCGCTTGTTCTTAAGAGCAGAAATTGATAAGACGAAGGATCTCATGGCAACGTTGATTCGTACTCTCCTGGATATTGCTCAAGAACATAAGGAAACCTGGATGCCTGGATATACCCATCTGCAAAAGGCTCAGCCAATTACTTTCTCGCATCATGTGCTGGCTTACACCCAAATGTTTTTACGGGATATGGGGAGGTTCAATGATACTCGGAAACGCCTTAATTTCTCGCCTTTGGGTTCGGGTGCGATGGCGGGTACGACCTTTCATTTGGATCGCGAATCTGTGGCGAAAGAGCTGGGTTTTGATGGTGTGACCTTGAATAGTCTTGATGGAGTGAGTGATCGGGATTTTGCCTTAGAATTTTTAGGTGCAACCTCGATTGCGATGATGCATCTAAGCCGTCTGTGTGAGGAATTGGTACTCTGGTCAAGTGGAGAATTCCAGTTTATAACGATGGATGATGGGTATTCAACGGGATCAAGTATCATGCCTCAGAAAAAGAATCCGGATGTAGCGGAACTGGTTAGGGGAAAAACAGGGCGAGTGTATGGAGATCTCATCGCTCTGCTAACGGTGATGAAAGGGCTGCCGCTTGCTTATAATAAGGACATGCAGGAAGATAAAGAGCAGGTGTTTGATGCGATTGATACGATTCAGAAGTCGTTGTTAGTCGTCGAACCGATGTTGCGCACGATGAAAGTCAATCGGGAGGTAATGGCTCGGGGGGCTAAAGGCGGCTTCACAAATGCGACGGATTTGGCGGACTATTTAGCCAAAAAGAACGTCCCCTTCCGTGAAGCTCATGAGATTGTCGGAAGAATCGTTCTTTATTGTACAAAAAAAGGTTGCGGACTTGAAGACCTAAAACTTGAAGAGTTTAAAGAGTTTTCAGACGTATTTTCCGAAGACCTTTTTGAAAGAATTGGGATTGAGTATTGTGTTCGCGAACGAAAGCTCACGGGTGGACCTGCGCCAGAAACAGTATCGAGGGCCATTGAGCTATCAACTCAAGAGCTTGAGAAGTTAATTTAA